DNA from Fibrobacter sp. UWP2:
AGTGAATACAGCGTGGAGGGCGACGCCAGTTCTGCCAGCTACCCGTTGGCTGCGGCCGCCATTGCCAAGGGCAAGGTGCGCGTGCTGGGGGTGGGGAGCAAGAGCTGCCAGGGAGATGTGGCCTTTGCCGAAGTGCTCCGCAAGATGGGCGCCACGGTCACGATAGGTCCCGATTGGATCGAGTGTGATGGCACTCAAGGTGAGCTCCATGCTGTGGACTTGAACCTGAACGACATCCCGGATGCGGCGATGACTGTTGCGGTTCTCGCGCTCTTTGCCGATGGCCCCATGACCATCGACGGCATTGCGAGCTGGAGAGTCAAAGAGACGGACCGCATTTCTGCCATGTCGGCGGAATTGCGCAAGGTGGGAGCCGAGGTTCGCGAATCCAACGATTCCATCACCATCACGCCCCCTGTCAAATTGCAACCGGCGACTATTGAGACGTACAACGACCATCGCATGGCTATGTGCTTTAGCCTAGTTGCTCTGGGTGGCGTCCCCATCAAAATCATGGATCCTGCCTGCGTCAACAAAACCTACCCGCACTTTTTTGAAGACTTCAATCGGCTTTCCAAATGATGAATTTTTTAAAGCATAAGATTCTCGTTCCCGTAGTGGCGCTTTGTGCCGTCGCCTTTTGTGTGCAGCCGCTGTTCGCGCAAAAACAAGCCGATACACTTTCGTTTTGGCTGATGGATAACGGGCTTGGTTCGCAAAAGACGGTACAAAAGATTGTCAAGAAATTCCAAAAAGAAACGGGTGTCGCTGTCAATGTGCGGCAGCTGAACTGGGCCCAGGCCTTTGACGAAATTTCGAAGGCGTTCGAGGGCAAGGCGGAGAACGCTCCCGACGTGCTTCAGTTGGGCTCCACGTGGGTGGCGCACTTTGCCGCGGCAAAAAAGATTCGCTCCGTAGACTTTATGATGGACCGTATGGATTCTTCCCGTTTTTTTGCGGAAGGCTTCAAGAACACCCATATTGCCGATGAGCCCGGTTCTTATTCTGCTCCCTGGTTTTTGGACGTTCGCGCGCTATACGCCAACGAACGCCTTTGGAACGACCTTGGAATCCAAAAGGAGGACGTCGACAGCTATCCGCAGTTTTTGGGCGTCCTTCGCGGTGTAGCCGAGACTGAACTCAAAACGTCGAAAGGGGAGCCCGTGGCCCCCTTTGGCTTGCCGGGCAAGGACGACTGGACGGGTCCGCAACAGATGGCCCCCTTTGTGTGGAGTTACGGTGGAGACTTTATTGCTCGAGACTCCCTGGGGTTGCGCAGCGCCCTGTTGGATTCAAACACGCTCTTTGGCCTTGCCGCTTACCTGAAGGTCCTGGGCGATGCCGGCATGGCTCCCTACAGTTTGTCCGAGAACTCGGTGCAAAATGCCAACCGCTATATTCAGGCGCGCCAGTTGTTCCTTTGCGGGACATCGGAATTAATCCGCAAAATGGCTTTCTCCATCGAGGAGGGCGGATTGAAGGCGACTCCTATTGCCGAGGATGGCATCATGGTCGTGCCACCGCCTGCAGGCCCTGCCGGAAGGATTTCCTTTGTGGGAGGCAGCCACTTGGCCATGCCCGTCAAGCGCAATACCTCCAAATATGCCTTGGCAGAGAATTTGTTTATGTTCCTGCTCCAGGCAAACAACATTGACGCCTATTCCCGTAGCATAGGGTTCCTCCCTGCCGACAAAAGTATTGTCCGCATTTGGAACCAGGACGAACGCTATTCCACCCTGGTCGAAAGCCTCGAGAATGGTCGTGCCTTCCCGAACATTCCCGAGTGGGGTACTATCGAAGGCGTTTTAATCCATATGTCCAACGAGATGGGCGCGGCCCTCTCGACAACGAAGGATCCCTCGGAACGCCGCCACAAATTGGCGGAACTCATTATGAAGGCGCATGCCGACATCAACCAGATTTTGAAATACAAGGGAGAATTGCCGGCAGAGGGTGTCGCCATGGTGGAGGGCGTCCTCGTCAAGGACATTCCGGAAGTGGTGCCGTCGAATTTGCAACAGCTTGCGGCGGCGGTCAAGAACTCTGCACAGGACGTCTCGACGACGAACCCTGCCTTGGTTATTGTTCTGGTGTTGAGCGTTCTCGGGTGCGTGGCCTTTACGATACGTCGTTATACCTTGCGTGACGAATGAGGTCGGAATGCAATTCAATAGGCTGGTTGCTGTCTTTGCTTTTTTTGCCGCCCCTCTGTTCGCAGGCATCGACCTGACGTCGTTTCAGGCCTACGTGGATTCGGTGGTGCCGAATTCCCGCTACGGCATTTCGGTGCGCTCGGTCAAAACGGGCAATGAAATCGCGAACCTGCGTGGCGCCGAAAAATTTACTCCGGCGAGTACACTCAAAACGCTTACGACGGCGACGGCCCTCCATTATTTGCCGCTGGATTACGCCCCGGTGACCGAAGTGTCGCTTAACGGGAGTGTGAGCAAAAGGGTGTTCTGGGGTACGGTGAATGTTCGCGGCGAGGGTGACCCCAATTTTTCGGGGCGCTACTTTGCTGACCCGTTCTACATGCTGAACCAAATGGCCGATTCCATCAAGGCGCTCGGGGTCGATACCATCCATGGCAAACTGGAATTGGATACGGCCTATTACACGGGCCCTTGGCGTGCCGAACATTGGCGCAAAAACTTTTATAATGCCTGGTACGGTGCCGAAATCGGTCCGCTGGGCTTCAACGACAACTGCACCATGGTGCGGTTCAAGCCCGGCGAAAAGGAGGGCGACACCGCCATTGTCTCGATTCTCCCCGATGTGGGCTACGTGACGGTCAAGAATGAATTGGTGACCGTGTCTGGTAAAAAAAAGAAATGGACCTACGCCATTGACTCCGCGAAGTCCATCATCACGCTGGGCGGGACCATTGGGCTGAACGTGGATTCGGCGAGCCTCGTGCTGCCGATTCGGAACCCGATTGGTTATTTCCGTGCAGCATTCTTGAGCGCCCTCAAGGAACGCGGGATTGCCTTTGTCGAGGACGTTGCCGTGCCCGCGGGTATTGTGATTCGCCGCTTTACGTATTCGGCGGCTCCGCTTTTGAGCATTCTGGACGAAATCAACCAGCGCAGCCAGAACTTCCATGCCGAGACACTGTTCCGCAATTTGGGCGCGCAAAAGGCGGGCGAAGGTAGCGTTGAGGGTGGCAAGCAAATGGAACGCAAGTTTCTCGCCGAGATGGGCCTCAATCCCGACGACTTTGAAGTGTGGGACGGTTGCGGGCTCTCTCCCAAGAACAAGCTCAAACCCTCGGTAGAAACGCAACTGCTTGCCAAGATGGCTCGCCACCCCAAGGGTGAATACTACATCAACAGTTTTGCCGGTCCCGGCGTGGGGACGGGCGGCAAGCGCATGCTCGATTTGCAATACCCTTGGCTCACGCGCTTCAAGACCGGCTTTATTGGCGAGGCGCACGGGCTTGTGGGCTTTTTGTTCCCTATGGATGGTGATACGCTCACGGTCGCCATGTACCTGAACGAAACGGGCAAGAACCCGGACCAAAAGTGCAAGGATGTCTTGGACACTTTGTGGATGCGCCTTATCGCCATGACGAACGACAACTATGCGTCCCTCATGGAAATGAAGCAGCTGTGGCTCTCGGCACAGAATGTGCATGGGCTCCCAGCCCGCTTGGAATTTTTCTCCCGCGCCTTGTACGGGAAACCCTATAGTCTTGGGCCGATGGGAGAAAGTTACCTGGATTCCATTGAAACCAAGCCGTTAGTTTATATGGACTCGGTCGATTGTGTTACCTATGTGGAACATGTGCTTGCCATGGCGCTTGCGACAAGCGAAGATTCTATTTTTGCAATCCATCAGCGCATCCGCTATTTTGACGGCAAGATCGGCTATACAACCCGTAAGCACTATATGCTTTTGGATTGGGTTGGCGAGGGCAAATTCGCCCGTGTGGTTCCCATGCCGGGCGATACGGTTATTCAGCGGATCATGCCCAAGAACGACTTTTTCAATTCCAAGAAGTTGAAGTTCTCGGTGGCGGGGAAACCTGCCACCGATCCTAAAATGGATCTCCGTTACCTGCCTTACGACAAGGCCTGCGAATGGGCGAACCAGCCTGGCGGTGATTCTTTGAAGGTTTTGGGCATAGCCTTTGTTGGCAAGTCCGAAAAAATTGATGCCACCCACACGGGTTTTGTTGTGATGCAGCCGGGCGTGCGACCTATGCTTCGCCATGCCTCCTCCCTAAAGAAAAAGGTCGTGGAGCAACCTCTTGCCGAGTACCTGCAGAGCCGCAAGGGGAAACTCCCCGGCGTGACTTTTTTCGAGTTTATTCCTTCGAAGATTTAATCCCCAAAATCAAAGGCGAGAATTGCGACGAGTTCGTGCTTGCCCTCGCTGGAGTCCGTGTTTTCAAAGGCGGTCCACGCGTCGGGTTCCCATCCGTAGGCGGCTATTGTGAGTTCCTTGCCCATGGCGGTCTCCGCTTTCTCGATTTCTTCCCATTGGATGGCGCCAGCGGGTGCATTGTAGTAGCGGAGCATCCCAAGGGCCTCCATGGCTTCGGGGTGGTCGTCGATCAGCTGGTAAACGCAGTCCTTGTAAGAGTCGCCTTGCAGGCGTATGACGCGGTATAGCCTTTTGCGACCAAGAAACTGCCGCAGGTCCCCGATATGCGCAGGCACTTTGGAATTGCCGCCGAAGAACACTACCAGTTCGCGGAAGATTTCGGAATCCTCCTCCATGAGGGGAGAGAAATTTTTGATGATTTCGACGATGTCAGAAGCTTGCGGCATATCATAACGATAGAAAAAACCCCCGCTGGTTTAGCCGGCGGGAGTCTTTTAGGGTTCATTGATTGTGCCACAGGCCTGTGGCCTTTTCGAATGCTTTGTCTTCAGCTTACTTCTGGTGAGCCTTGAACCAGCGGATGAGTCCGTTGGTGGAGCTGTCGTGGTTCAGTTCGGCGTCGGCCTTGGCAAGTTCCGGAAGGATCTTCTTCGCGAGCTGCTTGCCGAGTTCAACACCCCACTGGTCGTAGCTGTTAATGTTCCAGATAACGCCCTGCGTGAAGATCTTGTGTTCGTACATGGCGATGAGGGCGCCGAGCGTTTCCGGAGAAACGTAGTCCATCATGATGGAGTTGGTCGGCTTGTTGCCTTCGAACACCTTGTGCGGGGCGAGGAATGCGATTTCTTCTTCGCTCTTGCCATCCTTGCGGAGTTCTTCCTGGGCCTGGGCGAGGGTCTTGCCGTTCATCAAGGCTTCGGGCTGTGCAAAAAAGTTGCTGAGCAGCTTCTGGTGGTGGTCGCCGACCTTGTTGTGGCTGTTGGCCGGGGCGATGAAGTCGCACGGAATCATCTTGGTGCCCTGGTGGATCAGCTGGTAGAAGGCGTGCTGGCCGTTCGTACCCGGTTCGCCCCAGAGGATCGGACCCGTCTGGTAGTTTACGCGCTTGCTGTCGCGGTCAACGGTCTTGCCGTTGGATTCCATGTCGGCCTGCTGGAAGTAGGCGGCCAGGCGGTGCAGGTACTGGTCGTACGGGAGCATCGCATAGCTGGAAGCGCCGAAGAAGTTGTTGTACCACACGCCGATGAGGGCGAGGATCACCGGCATGTTCTTGTCGGCCGGGGCGGTCTTGAAGTGCTGATCCATTTCGTAGGCGCCCTGGTGGAGCTTCATGTAGTTTTCGAAGCCGATGCGGAGCGCGATGGAGAGGCCGATGGCAGACCACAGGGAGTAGCGGCCGCCGACCCAGTTCCAGAATTCGAACATGTTCGCGGTGTCGATACCGAAGGCGGCGACGGCCTCGGTGTTGGTGGAGAGCGCAACGAAGTGCTTGGCGATGGACTTTTCGTCGCCATTGAAGGCCTTGAGGACGGCGGCCTTTGCGGTTTCGGCGTTCGTCATGGTTTCAAGAGTCGTGAAGGTCTTGGAAGCGACGATGAAGAGCGTCTCTTCGATGTTCACCTTCTTGAGGGTCTCGGCCATGTGGGTGCCGTCGATGTTGGAGACGAAGTAGACTTCCGGGGAGTATTCGCCGGCAATCGGCTTGTCGGCATACGGCTTCAAGGCTTCGGTGACCATTACCGGACCGAGGTCGGAGCCGCCGATACCGATGTTCACCACGTACTTGATGGACTTGCCGGTGTGGCCTTTCCACTTGCCGCTGCGGACGAGGTGGGTGAAGTCTTCCATGTGCTTGAGAACCGCACGGACCTCGGGCATCACGTCCTTGCCGTCGACGCAAATCGGGTCGTTGCCCTTGTAACGGAGAGCGGTGTGGAGCACGGCGCGCTTTTCGGTGGTGTTAATCTTTTCGCCGGCGAAGTACTTGCGGCGCATATCTTCGAAGTTCGCAGACTTCAGGAGGTCCTGGAGCTTCGCCATGGTCTCGTCGGTGATGATGTTCTTGGAGTAGTCCAGGAAGAGTCCGCAGGCTTCCAGGCTGAACTTCTCGGCACGGGCCGGGTCCTTCGCGAAGAGTTCCTTCATGTGCCAGGTCTTGGCAACTTCGGCGTGGGCCTCGAGGGCCTTCCATTCCGTAGAATCAGTCAGTTTCGACATGTTTAATCCTTTCCGCTATGGCGGTTTTTTAATATGCTGGTAAAAATAGAAATTTAACGGGGGCGGGATTTATATATATTCATTGAAAATGGCTAATAAGTATATGGATTCGAGTCTTTTGGATAGGGCAATCTTTTTTGCGGTAAAGGCCCATGCGAACACGGAACGCCGTGGCAAGGGCTTCCCTTACATAGTGCATCCAATGGAGGCGGTGGAGATTGTCTCTACAATGACCAATGACCAGGAACTTTTGTCGGCGGCGGTGTTGCACGACGTGGTCGAGGATACGGACGTGACGCTCGACGATATTCGTCGCGAATTCGGAGACCGTGTGGCGGAGCTCGTCAAAGCGGAATCGGACGTTTTTGTGGACGAGGCTGGAGAAAAGCTGAGCTGGCATGCTCGCAAACAAGTTGCCATTGACCGGTTGACGCAGGCAAACCGCGACGCCAAAATGGTGGCCCTGGGAGACAAACTCAGCAATGCCCGCGCCATATATCGCGACTATGTGCAAAAGGGCGACAAAGTGTGGGACATGTTCTCGGTCAAGGGAAAGTCTGAACACGCCTGGCATTACCGCGGACTGGCGCATGCCCTGAGGGAACTTTCGGGGACGTTCGCCTATGAAGAATTTGCAGACCTTGTGAACAAGATCTTTGACGCATGACGTAAACGAGTTTAAGGAAAGAAAATATGAATGAAACTTCTGTTGAAAAGTATGGTTTGAACCCTTCTGGCACCATGATCGTGGAAGAGTTCCGCGAATTGCACCCGATGTTCGAGGCGATGCTCAAGGCGGTCCGTTCCATCCTCAAAAAGGCCATGGCGGACAACCATCTTTACGTCAACGCCATTGAAGCCCGTATTAAGGACGAGCTGAGCCTGGTGGGCAAGCTGGAACGCAAGGGCGACAAGTATCGCCATCTTTCGGACTTGACCGACATCCTTGGCGCCAGAATCATTTCGTTTTACAGCGACGAGGTGGACAAGATTGCGGCCATTGTGGATCGCCTGTTTGAGGTGGACTGGGAAAACAGCATTGATAAGCGCAAGATGCACGAGATCCACAGCTTTGGCTACAGCTCGCTGCACTACATTTGCCGCATTCCCAAGTCGCTTTACGAGGACCCGAATTTCCCCGAGTTGAACGAATACCGCTTTGAAATTCAAATGCGGACGGCTTTACAGCACGTGTGGTCGGTGCTGGACCACGACACGGGCTACAAGTCTGGATTTGAAATCCCGCAAGATTACTTGCGCAATTTGAACCGCTTGGCGGGCATGCTGGAATTGGTTGACGAACAGTTCTGCCAAATCCGCACGGGTATCAACGAGTACCGCCGCCAGGTGCAGGCGCTGGTGCATTCGGGACGCTTTGAAGAAGTCTCGCTCGACGGCGATTCGTTTGCGAACTATTTGAAGTTGAAGCCTTTTGACTCGCTGAACAAGCGCATTGCCTCCATTAACCAGGCGGAAATTTTTGAAACGTCGCTCATGCTGTACCTCAAGGCGTTCAAGTTCTTGCGGTTCAATACGCTTGGCGACATCGAAAAAATGATCAAGGAATGTTCCGAGGACGCCTTCCAGTTGGCGGCGTACCAGCTGGGCAATACGGACCTGGACATCATCAACTCGTCTGTCGGTGTCGTTAACCTACTTGCGGTTTACGTGCTCAAGAGAGGCGCTGGAGTGGCGGGGCTCACCATGGTGTTTGACGAAATTTACGGCAGTGCAAAAAACAATGCTGCTCGCGCCGAAATCTATTTCAAGAACGCGAAGCAGCTGTCGTTTATGAAGAATGTATAAGCCAAAAAATGGCTTTTAGTTTTGCGGTTCGGGAGGCATCGGCTTGCCCGGTTCCATGGGGTGCCTGTGCTTTTTGAACTTTTCGAAGCGCTCCTTGTGGAAAGCGTGGAACCTTTCGACTTGTTCCTTTGTCAAGATTTTGTTGAACTCGCTGACGCCATCGACGCGCTGGTTCAGCAGGGCTTCATCGGCGGCGAGGATTTGCTTTTTGGCTTCGTCAATCTTGGCGGCGTCGCCCGAATCCAGGGCTTCCTTGAGAGCCTTCTCGGCGTCCTTCTTTTGCGTGCGCAAAGTCTTGAATGTGGAGTCCATGATGGCACGGTGCTTGTCCAGGGCGGCCTTCTGCTCCGGGGTCACCTGCAAAACGGAATCCATCATTTGGTGGTGGGCGGTCTTGTCGCCATGCTTGTGCATATCGCCTGGCGCGGGCGGCATGGGTGCATCGCCTTTTTTGCAGCATTCCGCCATCATTTTTTTGCAGCAGTCATCTTGCATCATCCTTTGGCAACATCCTGTACCTCCGCCCAGCAGGGATCCGAGGAAGACTCCTACGGCGCAAGCGAGAATGATGAAACTCGCAAAAATGAATTTGTTCGTGTCCTTCATTGGTGGTTCTCCTTTTGTAAATAGCTCAGGGCTTGGGATTCATCCAAAATTTCAAATCCGTCTGAATTAGAGTTGCCGAGTTCGTTGTACCAGGTACTGATCTCGGAAGACTGTAGGCTCTGCATGGGGACGGTACTTGTCTTGACGTCACCCATGGAAGAGAGCAATATGCTGAGGCCCACAAGCACAAAGCTTGCGGCCAGCGGGATTACCGAATAAAAACGGAAGCGCAGTAACGTCGCCCTGTTGTTTGCGGCTGCGGCATCAAGGCGGGCGCAGACTTTGCTCCACGAGTCTTCGCGGGGCGTAAGGCGTTCCAGTTTTGAGAAGTCGAGTTGGTTACCCATGGTTCAATTTCTCCTTTATATAATCCTTCACAAAGTGCCTCGCTCGGCTTAGACGGGCCTTGATGGTCCCCTCGGGAATCTGGTAAATGTCCACGAGGTCCTTCACGTCGAGGTCTTCGGCGTCCTTGAGCCACAGCATGCCGCGGGTTTGCGCGGGCAACTGCATGAGGCCTAATTGCAATAGCTCCGGGTCAAAGTCGCTTGGCGCATCGCCTTTGCCAAGGACTTCCTCCGTAATCACGTCCAAGTGCTGCTCTTCGAGTTCGCCATGGCGCTTGTCGGCGCGGAGTTTCATGAGGCAGGCGTTTACGGTCAGCCTGTAGAGCCAGGTGTTGACGGCGCTCTCGCCCCTGAACTTTTGGATGGCGGAGGGGACTTGGACAAAGATGTCCATGAGGATGTCTTCGGCCTGGTCCCTGTCCTTGAGCATCCTAAAGGCGAGGTTCAGCACGTGGGCGCTATGCTCTTGCCATAAGAGCCCCAGCGCCTCGCGGCTGCCTTCTTTGAGTTTCTTTAGGATCACTTTTTCGTTCATTCTGCTGTTTTGATGTCCGTCCACGGCCGGTGGTTGCCGTCCAAGAGTAAATATATGACGTTTTTTTTGGGAAAAAAGGTTCCAAGAGGCTAAATCTGTGCGAGTCATCACATTAGGAAGGGCTTTAAGGGCTGGAGCTTTGGATAAAACGTCCACGAAAAGTGTAAAGGAAAGTTAAAAAAGCTATCTTCGAATGAGTAATTTATAGCTGATGGTTACTTTTTCTGACATAGCGGACTACCGCGATTTTTTGAAGGACTACTACGACCGACGCAAGGCCGAGATGCCCTTCTACAGCTATCGCATGATGGGCGATAAGTTGGGGCTGGATTCCAGCTACCTGTATCGCGTGCTGCAAAAGAAGCAGCACCTCCCCGCCCATGCGCTTCCTGCTGCCAAAGAGATCCTGGCCCTCACGGGTCGCCAGGCCGAATACTTTGATTTGCTCTTCTCTGCAGCTGTAAGCAAGGACAAGGCTAAACAAGAAGAATTGATGGCGAAGGCCCTTTCCCTTCGCGACGTGGAACGCCACAGCCTGCAGGCAGCTGAGCTCAAGATGCTTGAGAACTGGTGGATCCCGGCCGTGCGCGCCTACCTGGAACTCAATGGCGGCGTGGTGAATGTAAAGCAGATTGCCAGAGACATCTGCCCCCCGATTACCGAGGAGCAGGCTACCGAAGCTATTGAGACGTTAAAAGAGATTGGTTTGGTTAAAAAGCTGGCCTCGGGCAAGCTGGCTCTTACAGATGCCCACCTCACGGTTGGCGGACCCGAAAAGGCGAAGGCCGTTCGCAACTTCCAGCGCCAGGTTCTGAGCTTGGCCAGCGACGCCTTGGACAATATTCCTGTTACAGAACGCAACATCTCTACCCTGACTTTGTCTGTGGACCAGTCGTGCTTTGACGATTTGGGCGATATGTTGCGGGAATTTCGCCGTTTGGTGCAAAAACGCGTGGACGAAGCAAAGAATCCGGACCGTGTTATGCAACTTTCGATGGCATTTTACCCGGTGGCCCGCAAAGGGGGCGTTCCGGAAAATACTATTATGGGGGAAGGCGCAGGAGATAAAAAATGAGTATCCGGGTGTGGAAATTAGGATTGGCGGCTTTGGGTGGGACCATTGTCGCGTGTAGCGGTGGCGGTCACGATGGTGGCGTCGCTGGCTCGTCGATGGAAACGGAGAATTCCATCGCGTTTTCTGCGACTTTGGCTGATGGTACGCCTGCTGCGAGGATGAACGTTCGCGTTCGTCCGGTTGATTTTGTTGCTGCCGGTGAGGGCGTTGACGCCCTGGACAGCACCTTGTTTATTGATGATACTACTGACGAAAAGGGCTTTGTTTCTTTGAAGACCCTCAAGAGGGGCGACTATCGTATTGAAATCGGCAACGACAGCTTGAAGGGCACCGATGCGTTCGCAGTCGAATTGGACGACGAAGGCAAGATTGTCGTGGATTCCCTGAACCTCACTGTGGCCGAACCGGGCAGCGTGGTGGGTCAGGTGGAACTCCCCGAAGGTCAAAAATTCGCCATGGTCGCCATTGTGGGCTTGGACTACTATGCCAAGACCGACTCCCAGGGATTCTTTGAATTCAAGAGTCTGCCCGCCGGTGAATTCAGCGTGCTGGCCCTCTCCGATGACTACGAGTCCATGGGTTCTGCCCCGGCCGATGTCAGGTCCGGTGATTCTGTGAACGTGCGCATCGAATTGCCCGAGGACACGACTCCGAATCAGTTCGTGTTCGAGGATTTCGAAGATGGCGTGGATGAATGGACTGTACGAGTGTTCAATCACGCGACAGGCGATCTCGAGGCGGTAGAAGACGAGGTTCGCAAGGGCATGGTCGCTTACTTCAAGAGTGTGAACGACTCGAACTTGGGTTGGGTGCTCATGGGCAACAGCTTTGACGGCTCCGTGGACATGAGCAACTTGGATTCCGTGGCGTTTTATGCCAAGGGTCTCCCGAAAAACGATTCCGCCCGCATATACCTCTCGTTCTCGTTCGACGTAAACGTAGACAGCACGGCGGACTACGAAAGCGGCAAGGCATGGGTGCACTACGACCTGACTCCGGAATGGAAACGCTACGTGGTGGCTGTGCCCGACAGCTTTGTGCCTGCGGACACCAACAGGGTCGGCGGCAACATCGGTTGGGATGCTGTCAAGAGCCACATCACGAACATCTCCATCTTTGGCGGCATCGGTGGCGAAATCTGGATTGACGACATTACGATGTACGGCTACCGCAAGTTCGAAGTGCAGAAAGACGAAAAAGTCACCAA
Protein-coding regions in this window:
- a CDS encoding HD domain-containing protein, which codes for MANKYMDSSLLDRAIFFAVKAHANTERRGKGFPYIVHPMEAVEIVSTMTNDQELLSAAVLHDVVEDTDVTLDDIRREFGDRVAELVKAESDVFVDEAGEKLSWHARKQVAIDRLTQANRDAKMVALGDKLSNARAIYRDYVQKGDKVWDMFSVKGKSEHAWHYRGLAHALRELSGTFAYEEFADLVNKIFDA
- a CDS encoding Spy/CpxP family protein refolding chaperone, giving the protein MKDTNKFIFASFIILACAVGVFLGSLLGGGTGCCQRMMQDDCCKKMMAECCKKGDAPMPPAPGDMHKHGDKTAHHQMMDSVLQVTPEQKAALDKHRAIMDSTFKTLRTQKKDAEKALKEALDSGDAAKIDEAKKQILAADEALLNQRVDGVSEFNKILTKEQVERFHAFHKERFEKFKKHRHPMEPGKPMPPEPQN
- a CDS encoding GTP pyrophosphokinase family protein, whose amino-acid sequence is MNETSVEKYGLNPSGTMIVEEFRELHPMFEAMLKAVRSILKKAMADNHLYVNAIEARIKDELSLVGKLERKGDKYRHLSDLTDILGARIISFYSDEVDKIAAIVDRLFEVDWENSIDKRKMHEIHSFGYSSLHYICRIPKSLYEDPNFPELNEYRFEIQMRTALQHVWSVLDHDTGYKSGFEIPQDYLRNLNRLAGMLELVDEQFCQIRTGINEYRRQVQALVHSGRFEEVSLDGDSFANYLKLKPFDSLNKRIASINQAEIFETSLMLYLKAFKFLRFNTLGDIEKMIKECSEDAFQLAAYQLGNTDLDIINSSVGVVNLLAVYVLKRGAGVAGLTMVFDEIYGSAKNNAARAEIYFKNAKQLSFMKNV
- the dacB gene encoding D-alanyl-D-alanine carboxypeptidase/D-alanyl-D-alanine-endopeptidase, with the translated sequence MQFNRLVAVFAFFAAPLFAGIDLTSFQAYVDSVVPNSRYGISVRSVKTGNEIANLRGAEKFTPASTLKTLTTATALHYLPLDYAPVTEVSLNGSVSKRVFWGTVNVRGEGDPNFSGRYFADPFYMLNQMADSIKALGVDTIHGKLELDTAYYTGPWRAEHWRKNFYNAWYGAEIGPLGFNDNCTMVRFKPGEKEGDTAIVSILPDVGYVTVKNELVTVSGKKKKWTYAIDSAKSIITLGGTIGLNVDSASLVLPIRNPIGYFRAAFLSALKERGIAFVEDVAVPAGIVIRRFTYSAAPLLSILDEINQRSQNFHAETLFRNLGAQKAGEGSVEGGKQMERKFLAEMGLNPDDFEVWDGCGLSPKNKLKPSVETQLLAKMARHPKGEYYINSFAGPGVGTGGKRMLDLQYPWLTRFKTGFIGEAHGLVGFLFPMDGDTLTVAMYLNETGKNPDQKCKDVLDTLWMRLIAMTNDNYASLMEMKQLWLSAQNVHGLPARLEFFSRALYGKPYSLGPMGESYLDSIETKPLVYMDSVDCVTYVEHVLAMALATSEDSIFAIHQRIRYFDGKIGYTTRKHYMLLDWVGEGKFARVVPMPGDTVIQRIMPKNDFFNSKKLKFSVAGKPATDPKMDLRYLPYDKACEWANQPGGDSLKVLGIAFVGKSEKIDATHTGFVVMQPGVRPMLRHASSLKKKVVEQPLAEYLQSRKGKLPGVTFFEFIPSKI
- the pgi gene encoding glucose-6-phosphate isomerase codes for the protein MSKLTDSTEWKALEAHAEVAKTWHMKELFAKDPARAEKFSLEACGLFLDYSKNIITDETMAKLQDLLKSANFEDMRRKYFAGEKINTTEKRAVLHTALRYKGNDPICVDGKDVMPEVRAVLKHMEDFTHLVRSGKWKGHTGKSIKYVVNIGIGGSDLGPVMVTEALKPYADKPIAGEYSPEVYFVSNIDGTHMAETLKKVNIEETLFIVASKTFTTLETMTNAETAKAAVLKAFNGDEKSIAKHFVALSTNTEAVAAFGIDTANMFEFWNWVGGRYSLWSAIGLSIALRIGFENYMKLHQGAYEMDQHFKTAPADKNMPVILALIGVWYNNFFGASSYAMLPYDQYLHRLAAYFQQADMESNGKTVDRDSKRVNYQTGPILWGEPGTNGQHAFYQLIHQGTKMIPCDFIAPANSHNKVGDHHQKLLSNFFAQPEALMNGKTLAQAQEELRKDGKSEEEIAFLAPHKVFEGNKPTNSIMMDYVSPETLGALIAMYEHKIFTQGVIWNINSYDQWGVELGKQLAKKILPELAKADAELNHDSSTNGLIRWFKAHQK
- a CDS encoding DUF4423 domain-containing protein; the protein is MVTFSDIADYRDFLKDYYDRRKAEMPFYSYRMMGDKLGLDSSYLYRVLQKKQHLPAHALPAAKEILALTGRQAEYFDLLFSAAVSKDKAKQEELMAKALSLRDVERHSLQAAELKMLENWWIPAVRAYLELNGGVVNVKQIARDICPPITEEQATEAIETLKEIGLVKKLASGKLALTDAHLTVGGPEKAKAVRNFQRQVLSLASDALDNIPVTERNISTLTLSVDQSCFDDLGDMLREFRRLVQKRVDEAKNPDRVMQLSMAFYPVARKGGVPENTIMGEGAGDKK
- a CDS encoding RNA polymerase sigma factor, with the translated sequence MNEKVILKKLKEGSREALGLLWQEHSAHVLNLAFRMLKDRDQAEDILMDIFVQVPSAIQKFRGESAVNTWLYRLTVNACLMKLRADKRHGELEEQHLDVITEEVLGKGDAPSDFDPELLQLGLMQLPAQTRGMLWLKDAEDLDVKDLVDIYQIPEGTIKARLSRARHFVKDYIKEKLNHG
- a CDS encoding extracellular solute-binding protein; protein product: MMNFLKHKILVPVVALCAVAFCVQPLFAQKQADTLSFWLMDNGLGSQKTVQKIVKKFQKETGVAVNVRQLNWAQAFDEISKAFEGKAENAPDVLQLGSTWVAHFAAAKKIRSVDFMMDRMDSSRFFAEGFKNTHIADEPGSYSAPWFLDVRALYANERLWNDLGIQKEDVDSYPQFLGVLRGVAETELKTSKGEPVAPFGLPGKDDWTGPQQMAPFVWSYGGDFIARDSLGLRSALLDSNTLFGLAAYLKVLGDAGMAPYSLSENSVQNANRYIQARQLFLCGTSELIRKMAFSIEEGGLKATPIAEDGIMVVPPPAGPAGRISFVGGSHLAMPVKRNTSKYALAENLFMFLLQANNIDAYSRSIGFLPADKSIVRIWNQDERYSTLVESLENGRAFPNIPEWGTIEGVLIHMSNEMGAALSTTKDPSERRHKLAELIMKAHADINQILKYKGELPAEGVAMVEGVLVKDIPEVVPSNLQQLAAAVKNSAQDVSTTNPALVIVLVLSVLGCVAFTIRRYTLRDE